CCCGCCACGTAGGTAAAGCTGATGAAAATTGCGCACGAGACGGCCACCACGCGCGCGAGGTCCGACGCGAAGCGGTCTCCCACGAAGTCCGGCACGGTATAGTGGCCGAATTTCCGGAGGTACGGCGCGAGCAGCAGCGCCAGCAGGACGTAACCGCCCGTCCAGCCCATGAGATAGACGCCGCCGGCGTATCCCATCGTGGAAATCAGCCCGGCCATGGAAATGAAGGACGCCGCGCTCATCCAGTCGGCGGCCGTGGCCATGCCGTTGGCCGCCGCGGGCACGCCCCGTCCGGCGACATAGAAGCCCCGGGTGTCCCGGACCCGGGTCCGCCACGCGATAAAGAGGTAGAGACCGAATGAGAGGGCTACGAAGAAATAGGTCCAAGCCTGTACCGACATCGGCCGCGTCTACCCTTCCTGTCTGGTGGTTTCGAGTTCCCGGCGGTGCCGATTGTCCAGGCGGTTCATGTACAGGCAGTAGGCCAGTATGAGCAGCACGAAGACGATGATGCTGCCCTGGTGGGCGAACCAGAACCCCAGGGGAAAGCCGGTGCCGGATATGCGGTACGCGTTGAGCGTGTCCGCGAACAGAATGCCGGCCCCCAGTCCGGCCAGGGCCCACAGCGCGAGCAGCACGGCCATGATCCGTATGTTCGCCCGCCAGTAACGGCTGAGCGCCGCGGCGGCCCTGCTGCCGGCGGCTTTCGTCGAATCAGACATGTCGGTCCTCCGGTTCATCCCTTTCCGTTCAGGGCTTGACCACGGTCAGTTTCGCCTCCACGTACATGCCGGGGAAGATGAACGCGAGGTATTTCTCCCATCTGCGGGGAAACCAGTTGGCGATCAGGCTGATGCCCAGCACCCGGTAGACGTCGCTGAAGATCAGCCTGCATTCGTCCATTCGAAACCGCCCGTCCCTGCACATCTGGGTAATGGTCACGTAGCCGAAGTGATGATAGTGCGTCAGGTCGCCATAGGACAGCTGCGACGAGTAGTGGGGCGTGACGATGCGGATCGAAGCCCCGGGCCGCGCGATGCGGTACACTTCGTCCATGGCCCTGGCCGGCTGGAGGATGTGCTCCAGGATATGTGACATCTCGACGTGATCGAACTGTGCGTCGTCGAAGGGATAGGGGTAGTCGTCCAGGCTGTGCACGACGTCCACGTGCGCCGCATCGTTGATGTCCAGGCCGACGGCCCCTTCCAGCTTCCCGAAAGGTCCGCAGCCCAGATCGAGTTTGGTCGCCATGTTCACCCGTTCCCGTGCCATGGAGGCGTTCGCCTGAGCGGGCAACATGGTATGGACGGGCAGGGGTCGTGTCAAGTGAATTAGGCCGTCCCGGACCGGGTTCAGACCCGGATGATCTCGCCCGTTTCGCCGCTGCCGGAATCGTCGAGCATGGCGGTGATTTCGCGGCACACGCGGTCCGGCGGGATCTCCTCGATCCGTTGACTGGCGGCGTAGAAGGCGCGGTGCCTTCGACCGGGCGGCTTCCAGAAGGCCGGATCGCTGGTGGCGTGGAAGGACAGGGTCGGCGTCTCCACGGCGGCGGCCAGGTGGAGGACCCCGGTGTCGTTGCATACGAGCAGGTCCGCGGCGCGGATCACGCCGGCGACCTCCCGCAGCGACAGGGGCGGCGCGCTGTGCAACTGAGCGGATGCCGCATCGCGCAGTGCGCGCAGCAGTCCTTCTTCTCCCGGTGCCGGGATGACCAGGATCCGGGCGGAACGCCGGGCGGCCAACTCATCGCAGACGCTGGCCAGCTGCTCCACGGGGTACCGCTTCCTCGCGTCCCCGGTGCCGAAGTGGACGGCAACCACGGGGCCTCCGGGCTTCCCGGGATCCCCGTCCAGGCCATCGATCACCGCCCGGCCGGCCGCCCGTTCTTCCGCGGTCATGGCGTAACGGTAGGACAGGTCGTCCGTATCGGCGCCCACGTGCCGCACCACGTCCAGGTTCCACTGGATCTGGTGCCTGGGTTCCGGATTCACGGGTACATTGATCGTGTAGAAGGGATTGTGGTCGAGGTGGTCGAAGGTGGGTGTTTCGGGTCCCATGACCACGGAAGCGCCCGAAAGCCAGGCGATGAGGTCGCTGGACAGGGAATGGGAAACCGTGTTGAACACGACGGCGAGGTCGACGGGGTTTCGCATGAGATCGACGAAAGACCGGATGTCCCGGGGCCGCCAGCGGAAACCGGATTCGTGGAATAGCAGGACCTCGTCCACGTCCGGATTGTTTCGGGCCACGGGGTACAGGTACGCGCGGACTACCAGGGTGATGTGCGCGTTGGGAAACCGCGCCCGCAGCGCGTGGATCGCGGGGGTGGTCAGCAGGAAATCGCCGAACTGATCGTGTTGCCGGATAATCAAAATCCGGTTGATGCGATCCGTATCGACCTCGCCGGGCGGCGCGCGGCGTTTGCCCAGGGGATGTCTGGCCAGCCATTTGAGCACCCGGGTCTTGAGCCGCTTTTCGATAGGATACCACATCATCGCCCGTCCGTTATTCCGCCACCGGTTCCTGGTCCCGGAACTGCAGGTTGTAGAGCTTCCGGTACAGGCCGTCTTCCTGGATCAGCGACCCGTGGACGCCGGCCTGCACGATCCGGCCGCGGTCGACTACGACCACCCGGTCCGCCTTCTGCACCGTCGAAAGGCGATGGGCGATGACCAGGGCCGTCCTGCCCTTCATCAGCCGGTCGATGGCCTCCTGGACCAGCAGCTCGGACTCGGTGTCCAGGCTGGACGTGGCCTCGTCGAATATGAGGATCTGGGGATCCTTCAGGATGGCCCGTGCGATGGCGATGCGCTGGCGCTGCCCCCCGGAAAGCCGCACGCCCCGCTCCCCGAGAAACGTATCGTACCCATCGGGCAACTGCTCGATGAAGGCGTCCGCGTTCGCGGCGGCCGCGGCGGACTGTATCCGGTCCAGGGGCATGTCGGCCACGCCGTAGGCGATGTTGTTGCGGACCGTGTCGTTGAAGAGGATCACGTCCTGGGTCACGATGCCCATCTTCTCCCGGAGGGAGGCCACAGTGACCGTACGCAGTTCTTTCCCGTCGATTTCGATGCGCCCCCCGGTCGGATCGTAGAACCGCGCAACGAGATCCACCAGGGTGGACTTGCCGCCGCCGCTGGGTCCCACGAGCGCCACGGTCTCGCCTGATCGGACCACCAGGTCGATCTCTTCCAGGGCGGGATCGGAGACCGTATCGTACCGGAAAGTAACGCGATCGAGCCGGATCTCCCGCCGCAGGTCGGGCAGCGGGACCGCACCTGGAGCGTCCGTGATCTCCGGGGCCGTGTCCAGCACTGAAAACACGCGGTCGGCGGCGGCGATCCCTTCCTGGATCCGGTTGTGCACCTGGCCGAGTTCCTTGACCGGTTTCATCATCGAAAAGAGGGCCAGGAAGAAGGTCAGGAAGTCCTCGGGCGCCAGCAGGCCGCCTTCCAGCACCTGCCGCCCGCCGTACCAGAGGATCGCCAGGCCCACGGCGCTGCCCAGGATCTCCGTAATGGGGCTGGCCAGGTTGTGCATGTGAGTCAGGCGGAGCAGCGTGCGGAAGTAGTGTTGCGTCTGCCGCTTGAACTTGCCGATTTCGAAGGACTCCATGTTGAAGGCCTTGACCACCCGCACGCCGGCCACGGTCTCCTGGATCGTCGAGGTCATGTCGGCCATGGCCTCCTGGGAAGCCGTGCTGCTCCGCCGAAGGCGCCTGCCTACCGTGGTAATGACGAGGACGCTCAGGGGAAGCAGCACCAGCGAGACCAGCGTCAACTGCCAGCTGAGGATCAGGAGGATCGCGAGGAAGACCACGACCAGCATGGGTTCCTTGACCAGCGTGCCGAAGGCGGCCGAGATGGTGCCGTTGATCTTCATGACGTCGTAGGACACGCGGGAGATGAGCTCTCCCGTACGTTCCCGGTGGAAATAGGACAGGGAAAGGCGGTGCAGATGGATATACAGGTGGTTCCTGAGGTCTTTGATGACCCCGTTCTCGGCGTAGGCCATCAGGTAGGCCTGCAGGTAACTGCTGATGTTCTTGAGCAGGAGGATGAACAGGATGATCAGGCAGAGGCGCTCGAGGGTTGCCTGCTTGGTCGGCCTCCTGATCAGGTCGTTGGTGCGTTCCTTCAACGTCTCGCGCAGGCCCGTCATCCCGGTGCGCTGTTCCAGCCGGTTCGCCGAATCCTGCGCCATGTCGAGCTGCCCGCCCTGCCCGGGTTGTCCGCCCTGCCCGGCTTGGCCAGGCTGCCCGCCCTGCACCGTCTGTACGGTTTCCTGACTGAAGAGGGTCTGCAGAAAGGGCAGGGCCACCCAGACCGTGGCGCTGCTGGTCAGCGCGAAACAGGCCATGCATACCATGGCGCCGGCCATGAAATACCAGTAGGGTTTTACGTATGAAAGTACTCGGAGATACAGATTCATGGGGGGTCGATTAGAGGGTCAGGCGGGAGGAGCCATTGAGGCGGCGTAGAGCGCTTCCACCCGGTCGGTCATGGTGTCGAGATTGAAGCGTGCCCTGGCCCGTGCACGGCCGGTCTCCGCGATACGCTCGCGCAGACGCTCGTCCATCAGCAGCGATTCGACCGACTGTGCAAGCCCCTCCGCGTCGCCTCCCTGGAAGACCAGGCCCGTTTCGCCTTCCTCCACGGTGTCCAGCGTACCGTCCGACCGGGTCGATACACAGGCCACGCCCATGGCCATCGCCTCGATGACCGTCGCGCCGAAACCCTCTGCTCTGGAGGGGAATATAAAAACGTCCATGGCGTTCAGCAAGGCGGGAATGTCACGCCTGAAGCCCGTGAACAGCACGGACTCACCGAGGCCGAGTTCCCGGGCACGTTGAACGATTCCGACGTGGTACGCTTCCTCGCCGTAACTTGCCTCGCCCACCACGACGAACCGCAGGGACATCTCCGGATGGCGGTCCCGGAGCATCCGGGCGGCCTGCAGGAACTCCTCGTAGCCCTTGCCAGGAGACACTCGGCCCACGGTCCCCACCAACATGGCTTCGGAGACGATTCCGAGCGATCTTCTCGTGTCTTCCCGGTCGTAGAGGGACGGATCGAACCGTTCCAGGTCCAGGGCCGGATGCACCGTCACCACGCGGTCCGGCGGGACGGGACAGGTCTCCCGCACGTTCCTGTTCAGCGTCTCCGATACCGTGATGACGCGGGAAACGCGCCGGTACAGCCAGCGGTGCAGCGGGTCCTTCTTCGTTACGTAGGAACCGACGTGCTTGGTAAGCAGTAGCGGTCCCCCGAACCCCGCCAGCCGCGCGGCCGGCACGGCTTGCCAGAGGTCGCGGGACAGGTGGAGATGGAGGACGGCGGGCCGGAAGCGGCGGATGTAGCGCCGCAGCGCGCACGTCGAAAGGGGGTTCACGTAACCGCCGATGGGGACGGTTTCCACCGTGAAGCCCTGTTCACGGGCCTCGCCGGCAATCGATCCCTTTGGATGAAGCACCAGGCGCACGTCGTGACCGCGGTCCCGGAGTTTTCCCGACAGGATCGGAACGTGCATCTCCGTACCGCCCCAGGCCAGGGAGGAGCATACCTGCAGGATGCGCGCGGGCGCTATGCCGGCCATGGCAATCCTCTAATCGATGGAATCGGGGATCGGGATCGGATCGGGGACGCTTACGGATATACAGGCGGGCCCGCCGGTATCACTTACGCCGGCATCACTTCCACACCTGGTGCCAGGCGCATTCCGTCTGGAAGATGTAGTTGTTGCACTGGCTGCAGATCTCGAGTTCGTCGTACCGGTTCTCGATCATCTTCTGGCGGATCTCCTGGATCGGCGCACCGTTCCAGACTTCCCTGATCGACTGCTTCGAGACGTCGCCCACTTCCACCCTGAAGTCGAAATCGAGACAGCAGATGGACACCCGGCCGTCGTTCGCGATAACGAACTCCTCCCAGGGATGCTTGCAGGGGAAGGTGAAACCGCCGGTGGCCGACGCCTCGGCCTGGTCGCCCACGTTCTTGTCTTCCACGCTGCCCGTCCAGGTGGTGTAGCTTTGCACCACCACGTGGTCGGCGATGGGCTTCCAGAGGTCCCTGAACGCGTCGATCTCGTGCTGGGTCTCGGCCATGTTGATGATGGTCA
The window above is part of the Gemmatimonadota bacterium genome. Proteins encoded here:
- a CDS encoding ATP-binding cassette domain-containing protein; amino-acid sequence: MNLYLRVLSYVKPYWYFMAGAMVCMACFALTSSATVWVALPFLQTLFSQETVQTVQGGQPGQAGQGGQPGQGGQLDMAQDSANRLEQRTGMTGLRETLKERTNDLIRRPTKQATLERLCLIILFILLLKNISSYLQAYLMAYAENGVIKDLRNHLYIHLHRLSLSYFHRERTGELISRVSYDVMKINGTISAAFGTLVKEPMLVVVFLAILLILSWQLTLVSLVLLPLSVLVITTVGRRLRRSSTASQEAMADMTSTIQETVAGVRVVKAFNMESFEIGKFKRQTQHYFRTLLRLTHMHNLASPITEILGSAVGLAILWYGGRQVLEGGLLAPEDFLTFFLALFSMMKPVKELGQVHNRIQEGIAAADRVFSVLDTAPEITDAPGAVPLPDLRREIRLDRVTFRYDTVSDPALEEIDLVVRSGETVALVGPSGGGKSTLVDLVARFYDPTGGRIEIDGKELRTVTVASLREKMGIVTQDVILFNDTVRNNIAYGVADMPLDRIQSAAAAANADAFIEQLPDGYDTFLGERGVRLSGGQRQRIAIARAILKDPQILIFDEATSSLDTESELLVQEAIDRLMKGRTALVIAHRLSTVQKADRVVVVDRGRIVQAGVHGSLIQEDGLYRKLYNLQFRDQEPVAE
- a CDS encoding DUF4212 domain-containing protein, whose amino-acid sequence is MSDSTKAAGSRAAAALSRYWRANIRIMAVLLALWALAGLGAGILFADTLNAYRISGTGFPLGFWFAHQGSIIVFVLLILAYCLYMNRLDNRHRRELETTRQEG
- a CDS encoding glycosyltransferase family 9 protein produces the protein MMWYPIEKRLKTRVLKWLARHPLGKRRAPPGEVDTDRINRILIIRQHDQFGDFLLTTPAIHALRARFPNAHITLVVRAYLYPVARNNPDVDEVLLFHESGFRWRPRDIRSFVDLMRNPVDLAVVFNTVSHSLSSDLIAWLSGASVVMGPETPTFDHLDHNPFYTINVPVNPEPRHQIQWNLDVVRHVGADTDDLSYRYAMTAEERAAGRAVIDGLDGDPGKPGGPVVAVHFGTGDARKRYPVEQLASVCDELAARRSARILVIPAPGEEGLLRALRDAASAQLHSAPPLSLREVAGVIRAADLLVCNDTGVLHLAAAVETPTLSFHATSDPAFWKPPGRRHRAFYAASQRIEEIPPDRVCREITAMLDDSGSGETGEIIRV
- a CDS encoding glycosyltransferase family 4 protein, which gives rise to MAGIAPARILQVCSSLAWGGTEMHVPILSGKLRDRGHDVRLVLHPKGSIAGEAREQGFTVETVPIGGYVNPLSTCALRRYIRRFRPAVLHLHLSRDLWQAVPAARLAGFGGPLLLTKHVGSYVTKKDPLHRWLYRRVSRVITVSETLNRNVRETCPVPPDRVVTVHPALDLERFDPSLYDREDTRRSLGIVSEAMLVGTVGRVSPGKGYEEFLQAARMLRDRHPEMSLRFVVVGEASYGEEAYHVGIVQRARELGLGESVLFTGFRRDIPALLNAMDVFIFPSRAEGFGATVIEAMAMGVACVSTRSDGTLDTVEEGETGLVFQGGDAEGLAQSVESLLMDERLRERIAETGRARARARFNLDTMTDRVEALYAASMAPPA
- a CDS encoding class I SAM-dependent methyltransferase, giving the protein MTRPLPVHTMLPAQANASMARERVNMATKLDLGCGPFGKLEGAVGLDINDAAHVDVVHSLDDYPYPFDDAQFDHVEMSHILEHILQPARAMDEVYRIARPGASIRIVTPHYSSQLSYGDLTHYHHFGYVTITQMCRDGRFRMDECRLIFSDVYRVLGISLIANWFPRRWEKYLAFIFPGMYVEAKLTVVKP